Genomic window (Streptomyces yatensis):
ACCACGCGCTGACCGCGGGAATCGCCGAGGCCCGTCTGCTGGGCACCGATCTGGTGCTGGTCAACCTGCGCCTGTCCGCGCTGGACCGCTCCGGCCTGCCCGAGGACCTGAAAATCACGATCGTCGAGCGCAGCGGTCCCGGTGACCGCGACCCCGTGGACGCCGTTCTGGACGAGATCGAGGC
Coding sequences:
- a CDS encoding universal stress protein produces the protein MTVLTAIAEGREGDHALTAGIAEARLLGTDLVLVNLRLSALDRSGLPEDLKITIVERSGPGDRDPVDAVLDEIEARPGVDRLVVGIRRRSPVGKALLGSVSQRLLLESPVPVVAVKPPA